Proteins encoded within one genomic window of Actinoplanes octamycinicus:
- the ppgK gene encoding polyphosphate--glucose phosphotransferase, translating to MTILGIDIGGSGVKGAPVDTARGELLDERFRVPTPQPADVDSVVDAVAEVAAKFDGFDSVGVTFPGVVVDGVTRTAANVHKSWIDAPAARLFSERLGKPVTVLNDADAAGAAEVAFGAGHDQSGLIMMVTLGTGIGTALFLDGVLLPNTELGHLEIDGKDAELIASDRVREAKDLSWEEFASRVSKYLRHVEMLLSPRLFIIGGGVSKKSDKYFPLLEVNTPVVAATLLNNAGIIGAAVSAQQATTGHGQHPGSIPVDATAPGSPVAAAAHTVNSGEAR from the coding sequence ATGACCATCCTCGGCATCGACATCGGCGGCTCGGGCGTCAAGGGAGCGCCGGTCGACACCGCGCGCGGCGAGCTGCTCGACGAGCGGTTCCGCGTGCCCACCCCGCAGCCCGCCGACGTGGACAGCGTGGTGGACGCGGTCGCCGAGGTGGCGGCCAAGTTCGACGGGTTCGACAGCGTCGGCGTCACCTTCCCGGGCGTGGTCGTCGACGGCGTCACCCGCACCGCGGCGAATGTGCACAAGTCCTGGATCGACGCCCCGGCCGCCCGGCTGTTCAGCGAGCGGCTCGGCAAGCCGGTCACCGTGCTCAACGACGCGGACGCGGCCGGCGCGGCCGAGGTGGCCTTCGGCGCCGGGCACGACCAGTCCGGCCTGATCATGATGGTGACCCTGGGCACCGGCATCGGCACCGCGCTGTTCCTCGACGGCGTCCTCCTGCCGAACACGGAGCTGGGCCACCTGGAGATCGACGGCAAGGACGCCGAGCTGATCGCCTCCGACCGGGTCCGCGAGGCGAAGGACCTGAGCTGGGAGGAGTTCGCCAGCCGGGTCAGCAAGTACCTGCGGCACGTCGAGATGCTGCTCTCCCCGCGGCTGTTCATCATCGGCGGCGGCGTCAGCAAGAAATCCGACAAGTACTTCCCGCTGCTCGAGGTGAACACCCCGGTCGTCGCCGCCACCCTGCTGAACAACGCCGGCATCATCGGCGCCGCGGTCTCCGCGCAGCAGGCCACCACCGGGCACGGCCAGCACCCGGGCTCGATCCCGGTGGACGCCACCGCGCCCGGTTCGCCGGTCGCCGCCGCGGCGCACACCGTGAACTCCGGGGAGGCCCGCTGA
- a CDS encoding IS110 family transposase: protein MPSITPDDTVIEVFGGVDTHQDTHTAAVIDQVGRVLGTHEFPATAAGYADLLAWIRGHGRLSRVGVEGTGAYGAGLARLLRDEHADVIEVDRPDRKTRRFQGKSDPIDAIQAARAALAGERTGTPKQRDGRVEALRNLRVARRSAVEQRADTQRQMKTLIVTAPDELRARLRGLSVKQLVVTCANLRPERADAATPLTAVKLALRSLARRHQQLSAEITDLDELLEPVVAAINPGLLAANGVGAEIAGQLLVSAGENHDRLASEAAFAMLCGVAPIPASSGKTTRHRLNRGGDRQANAALYRVVLCRLRWDPRTRDYMQRRTKEGMSKKEIIRCLKRYVARELYQLIRMNDLELAA from the coding sequence ATGCCTTCCATTACACCTGATGACACTGTGATCGAGGTCTTCGGTGGCGTCGACACTCACCAGGACACCCACACCGCCGCCGTGATCGACCAGGTCGGCCGGGTTCTCGGCACGCATGAGTTCCCCGCCACCGCGGCCGGCTACGCCGATCTGCTGGCCTGGATACGCGGGCACGGCCGGCTGAGCCGGGTCGGGGTCGAGGGCACCGGCGCCTACGGCGCGGGCCTGGCTCGCCTGCTCCGCGACGAGCACGCCGACGTGATCGAGGTCGACCGGCCAGACCGTAAGACCCGCCGCTTCCAGGGAAAATCCGACCCGATCGACGCGATCCAAGCCGCCCGGGCCGCGCTGGCTGGTGAACGCACCGGCACCCCCAAACAGCGCGACGGGCGCGTCGAAGCGTTACGTAACCTGCGCGTGGCCCGGCGCAGCGCGGTCGAACAGCGCGCCGACACCCAGCGCCAGATGAAGACCCTGATCGTCACCGCTCCCGACGAGCTGCGTGCCCGGCTACGCGGCCTGAGCGTCAAACAGCTGGTCGTCACCTGCGCGAACCTGCGCCCCGAGCGGGCTGACGCCGCGACCCCGCTCACCGCCGTCAAGCTCGCCCTGCGCAGTCTGGCCCGCCGCCATCAGCAGCTGTCCGCCGAGATCACCGACCTCGACGAGCTGCTCGAGCCGGTCGTCGCCGCGATCAACCCTGGCTTGCTGGCCGCTAACGGTGTCGGCGCCGAGATCGCCGGGCAGTTGCTGGTCAGTGCCGGGGAGAACCACGACCGGCTCGCCTCCGAGGCGGCGTTCGCCATGCTCTGCGGCGTTGCGCCGATCCCGGCCTCGTCCGGCAAGACGACCCGGCACCGGCTCAACCGTGGCGGCGACCGACAGGCCAACGCCGCCCTCTACCGCGTCGTGCTCTGCCGCCTGCGCTGGGATCCCCGCACCCGCGACTACATGCAACGACGCACCAAGGAAGGCATGTCGAAGAAAGAAATCATTCGATGCCTTAAGCGATATGTCGCCCGCGAGCTCTACCAACTCATCAGAATGAACGATCTTGAACTCGCCGCTTGA
- a CDS encoding PPOX class F420-dependent oxidoreductase codes for MARTIATTTKVSRAELVEFLRPRHHAILMTVRKDGRPQSSPNTCGVDTEGRIVISSYPERAKVANIRRNPQVTLCVLSDEWNGPWVQVDGTAEVIDLPDAVEPLAEYFRCISGEHPNWDEYRQAMRDQGKCLIRVTIESWGPLATGGFPPRLADS; via the coding sequence ATGGCCCGCACCATCGCCACCACCACCAAGGTCAGCCGTGCCGAGCTGGTCGAGTTCCTCCGGCCGCGGCACCACGCGATCCTGATGACGGTGCGCAAGGACGGCCGCCCCCAGTCCTCACCGAACACGTGCGGCGTCGACACCGAGGGCCGGATCGTCATCTCCAGCTACCCGGAGCGGGCCAAGGTGGCCAACATCCGGCGCAACCCGCAGGTCACCCTCTGCGTGCTCTCCGACGAGTGGAACGGCCCGTGGGTCCAGGTCGACGGTACCGCCGAGGTGATCGACCTGCCCGACGCCGTCGAGCCCCTGGCGGAGTATTTCCGCTGCATCTCCGGCGAGCACCCGAACTGGGACGAGTACCGGCAGGCCATGCGCGACCAGGGCAAGTGCCTGATCCGGGTGACCATCGAGTCGTGGGGGCCGCTGGCCACCGGCGGCTTCCCGCCCCGCCTCGCCGACAGCTGA